One part of the Rutidosis leptorrhynchoides isolate AG116_Rl617_1_P2 chromosome 1, CSIRO_AGI_Rlap_v1, whole genome shotgun sequence genome encodes these proteins:
- the LOC139882654 gene encoding protein OCTOPUS-like, translating into MNPTTTDQLPPPPPPLPLQPPRSSFSCDRHPDENFSGFCPLCLCERLTTLDQSAAAAAGTSSSRRNSTSSATAALKSIYTTFEAYRNKSSTTATAKTSSSFLPELRRTKSFSAARNDGLGFSTGGYELQRKSCDVRNTLYSLFTIDDVNKQHLKNRANGTELEQEIEINVNEIEVPNDVVSREINEIEELPVEDASTDELKIKTMKDHIHIDLDSQSKKSTKSNFWSAASVLSKKWQTWRRKQKKSPNDVVSSSKLPIEKPISRQYRETQSEIADYGFGRRSCDVDHPRFSLDAGRVSFDDPRYSFDEPRASWDGYMIGRTFPRLPPMVEDVPIVVHVPRSDMQISVEQPAKSDEFVPGGSIQTREYYTDSSSRRRKSLDRSNSIRKMAAAVVAEMDDTNIKPEAGAAARSAALAPVSNAKVSPATIDYNNYPSNKGLRAPSIGCEQELRRDSNSNSLRDDYSETFEIGLGFRDNGVEKKESKKSRRWKWKIWGFIHRRGGNKDDEDDRCSRVNGVARSYSESWQENGNNRNLFRSNSSVSWRNSSHNMKKSSSEFGNGKNKRVGGDEFVLERNRSARYSPKHTDSGLLRFYLTPLRGSRRSRSSSNSNSIARNMTRNY; encoded by the coding sequence ATGAATCCCACAACAACTGACCAACTACCACCGCCTCCACCGCCACTACCATTACAACCACCACGTTCTTCCTTCAGCTGCGACCGTCATCCCGATGAAAACTTCTCCGGCTTCTGTCCTTTATGCCTCTGCGAACGTCTCACAACTTTAGATCAATCCGCTGCCGCCGCCGCCGGTACCTCCTCTTCTCGCCGGAACTCTACCTCTTCCGCAACCGCAGCTCTAAAATCAATCTACACTACTTTCGAAGCTTACAGAAACAAATCATCAACAACCGCAACAGCTAAAACCTCTTCCTCATTCTTACCGGAGCTCCGCCGTACGAAATCATTCTCCGCGGCCAGAAACGACGGATTAGGATTCTCCACCGGCGGTTACGAATTGCAACGGAAATCGTGTGACGTACGTAACACGCTTTATTCACTTTTCACAATTGATGATGTAAACAAGCAACATTTGAAAAACAGAGCTAACGGAACTGAACTCGAACAAGAAATTGAAATAAATGTGAACGAAATTGAAGTCCCAAACGACGTCGTTTCTAGAGAAATAAACGAAATAGAAGAGTTACCAGTTGAAGATGCAAGTACCGacgaattaaaaataaaaacaatgAAGGATCATATTCATATAGATCTCGATTCACAGTCAAAAAAGTCAACAAAGTCAAACTTCTGGTCAGCAGCTTCAGTTTTAAGTAAAAAATGGCAAACGTGGAGAAGAAAACAGAAAAAGAGTCCAAACGACGTCGTATCGTCGTCTAAATTGCCTATAGAGAAACCGATTTCACGTCAGTATCGCGAGACACAGTCAGAAATCGCTGATTACGGATTCGGAAGACGTTCGTGTGACGTGGATCACCCTAGGTTTTCACTCGATGCGGGTCGGGTCTCATTTGATGACCCGAGGTACTCGTTTGATGAACCTAGGGCTTCGTGGGACGGTTACATGATCGGAAGAACATTCCCGCGCCTTCCTCCGATGGTAGAAGACGTTCCGATCGTTGTTCATGTCCCGAGATCCGATATGCAAATTTCCGTCGAACAACCGGCGAAATCGGACGAGTTCGTTCCCGGTGGTTCGATTCAAACACGAGAGTATTACACTGATTCTTCTTCTAGAAGAAGAAAAAGTCTCGATAGATCGAATTCGATTCGCAAAATGGCTGCTGCTGTGGTTGCAGAAATGGATGATACAAATATAAAACCCGAGGCTGGTGCAGCTGCCCGTTCAGCTGCCCTTGCCCCTGTTTCGAATGCTAAAGTATCTCCTGCAACTATTGATTACAATAATTACCCCTCTAATAAAGGGTTAAGAGCTCCAAGTATTGGATGTGAACAAGAATTAAGAAGGGATTCGAATTCGAATTCGTTAAGAGATGATTATTCTGAGACATTTGagatagggttagggtttagggataACGGGGTTGAGAAGAAGGAGAGTAAGAAGTCCAGACGTTGGAAGTGGAAAATTTGGGGTTTTATTCATCGTCGTGGTGGGaataaagatgatgaagatgatcggTGTAGTAGAGTGAATGGTGTGGCGAGATCGTACTCCGAATCATGGCAAGAGAATGGGAATAATAGGAATCTGTTTCGAAGCAATAGTAGTGTGAGTTGGAGGAATTCGTCGCATAATATGAAGAAATCGAGCTCTGAATTTGGTAATGGGAAGAATAAAAGAGTTGGAGGTGATGAGTTTGTTCTTGAAAGGAATCGAAGCGCGAGGTATTCGCCTAAGCATACGGATAGCGGGCTGCTGAGATTTTACTTGACTCCGTTGAGAGGGAGTCGAAGAAGTAGATCGTCTAGTAACTCAAATTCGATTGCCAGGAACATGACTCGAAATTACTGA